In the Chryseobacterium sp. MYb264 genome, one interval contains:
- a CDS encoding uroporphyrinogen-III synthase — protein MRIKSILVSQPAPSESSPYLEIAKKEKIKIDFRPFIHVEGVDNKELRTQKIDLTQYTGIIFTSKNAIDHYFRLAEELRFAVPDTMRYICQSEAIANYLQKHIVYRKRKISFGEKNFADLAPLFKKFPSEKYLLPSSDVLSPDIVRTLDAANIDWTRAIMYRTVCSDLTDITITDYDMLIFFSPQGIKSLQQNFPDFKQGETKIGVFGATTSAAAEEAGLTIDLMAPTKETPSMTMALEKYIKALHK, from the coding sequence ATGAGAATAAAGTCTATATTGGTATCACAACCAGCGCCTAGCGAGTCGTCTCCATACCTGGAAATAGCGAAGAAGGAAAAAATAAAGATTGATTTCCGCCCTTTCATCCACGTCGAAGGAGTTGACAACAAAGAATTGAGAACACAGAAGATTGATCTTACGCAGTACACGGGTATTATCTTTACCAGTAAAAATGCAATAGACCATTACTTCAGATTAGCAGAAGAACTGCGTTTTGCGGTTCCGGACACGATGAGGTATATCTGCCAGTCGGAAGCTATTGCGAATTATCTTCAGAAGCATATTGTTTACAGAAAAAGAAAAATCAGCTTTGGGGAGAAGAACTTTGCAGATCTGGCTCCGCTTTTCAAAAAATTCCCTTCGGAAAAGTATCTTTTACCCTCCTCGGATGTATTGAGTCCGGATATTGTAAGAACCTTAGATGCCGCAAATATCGACTGGACCAGAGCAATTATGTACAGAACGGTTTGCAGTGATTTAACCGATATTACCATTACGGATTATGATATGCTGATCTTTTTCAGCCCACAGGGGATCAAGTCGTTACAGCAGAACTTCCCGGACTTCAAGCAGGGGGAAACCAAGATTGGTGTATTTGGTGCAACCACTTCAGCGGCAGCAGAAGAAGCTGGATTAACTATTGATCTGATGGCGCCTACAAAGGAAACTCCATCCATGACCATGGCACTTGAAAAATATATTAAAGCATTACATAAGTAA
- a CDS encoding phosphatidate cytidylyltransferase, which yields MDKNLIQRTLSGLIYVAVIILCTTPLGAQLVNSISPDLVKQQYLFYGLITILLAVGSWECVKIMKFGNGYEKWVVFPLIGFIFYIFSKRYFHHDFFFDFRLSEILALLLILIAAVTLFKYPNELYFDSGKLIFTVIYVALPFCFALGLPKYSTYENTFTLEVLFLFILIWSSDTFAYLVGKFFGKHKMAPKISPKKTWEGYIGGVVLTLIFSFFIEKYQQDLRGNWMVVGFLVAAFAPLGDLVESQLKRNFAVKDSGNIIPGHGGVLDRLDSFLICAPVVYLYFILEKFI from the coding sequence TTGGACAAAAATCTTATTCAGAGAACCCTTTCGGGACTTATTTACGTTGCAGTTATTATTCTTTGTACGACTCCGCTGGGCGCACAATTAGTGAATAGTATTTCTCCGGATCTTGTCAAACAGCAATATCTGTTTTATGGTTTAATAACGATTTTACTGGCTGTTGGCTCCTGGGAGTGTGTAAAGATCATGAAATTTGGCAATGGCTACGAAAAATGGGTTGTTTTCCCTTTGATCGGGTTTATATTTTATATTTTTTCAAAAAGATATTTTCATCACGATTTTTTCTTTGACTTCAGGCTGAGTGAAATTCTGGCTTTGCTTTTAATTTTAATCGCAGCCGTTACTTTATTTAAATATCCAAACGAATTATATTTCGATAGCGGAAAGCTGATATTCACTGTAATCTACGTGGCTTTACCGTTCTGTTTTGCATTAGGATTGCCAAAGTATTCTACGTATGAAAATACTTTCACCTTAGAAGTGCTGTTCCTCTTTATATTAATCTGGAGCAGTGATACTTTTGCCTACTTGGTAGGGAAATTCTTTGGAAAACATAAAATGGCTCCGAAAATCTCCCCTAAAAAAACTTGGGAAGGATATATCGGTGGAGTGGTTTTGACGTTGATATTCTCTTTCTTCATCGAAAAATATCAACAAGACCTTCGTGGAAACTGGATGGTAGTAGGTTTCCTGGTAGCGGCTTTTGCTCCTTTGGGGGATTTGGTGGAAAGCCAGCTGAAAAGAAATTTTGCCGTAAAAGACAGCGGAAACATCATTCCCGGGCATGGTGGCGTATTAGATAGGCTGGATAGTTTTTTAATCTGCGCGCCTGTCGTATATTTGTACTTTATTTTAGAAAAATTTATTTAA
- a CDS encoding phosphatidylserine decarboxylase family protein, giving the protein MKLHKESKGTITVATILFVILGALAIYFLKMWSLLIIMPLLVVYSLVFWFFRVPNRNILEHRENVIAPVDGKVVMIKEVIEDEFIKGKAIQVSIFMSPLNVHICRYPVSGEVIYKKYHPGKYLVAWHEKSSTENERTTVAVQSLTNHKVVFRQIAGYVARRIVFYCNEGDQAKAGHEFGFIKFGSRMDVFLPLDTEIICKIGDITKGGLDVIAKMKD; this is encoded by the coding sequence ATGAAACTGCATAAAGAATCGAAAGGTACGATTACCGTAGCCACTATACTTTTTGTGATATTGGGTGCTTTAGCTATTTATTTCCTTAAAATGTGGTCTTTACTGATCATCATGCCGTTATTGGTGGTTTACAGTTTGGTATTTTGGTTCTTCCGGGTTCCAAATCGTAATATTCTGGAGCACAGAGAAAATGTAATCGCCCCGGTAGACGGAAAAGTGGTGATGATCAAAGAGGTAATCGAAGATGAATTCATCAAAGGAAAAGCCATTCAGGTTTCCATCTTCATGTCACCGTTAAACGTGCATATTTGCAGATACCCCGTTTCAGGAGAAGTGATTTATAAAAAATACCACCCTGGAAAATATCTGGTTGCATGGCATGAAAAATCGTCTACTGAAAACGAAAGAACAACCGTTGCTGTTCAGAGTTTAACCAATCATAAAGTGGTTTTCAGACAGATTGCAGGATATGTGGCGAGAAGAATTGTTTTCTATTGTAATGAAGGCGATCAGGCAAAAGCGGGACACGAGTTTGGTTTTATTAAATTCGGTTCCAGAATGGACGTATTTTTGCCTTTAGACACTGAAATTATCTGTAAGATCGGAGATATTACCAAAGGTGGGTTAGATGTGATCGCAAAAATGAAAGACTAA
- the tgt gene encoding tRNA guanosine(34) transglycosylase Tgt, producing MQKFFTIEKTSEGKARAGEITTDHGKIQTPIFMPVGTVASVKTVHQRELKEDIKAQIILGNTYHLYLRPGMETMQDAGGLHKFMNWDLPILTDSGGFQVFSLASSRKMTEEGARFKSHIDGSYHMFSPEKSMEIQRQIGADIFMAFDECTPYPCEYNQAKSSMELTHRWLKRCIEWTENNPEIYGHKQRLFPIVQGSTYSDLRKISAEVISEAGAEGNAIGGLSVGEPEEEMYRITDEVTDILPKEKPRYLMGVGTPWNILESIGLGIDMMDCVMPTRNARNAMLFTWQGVMNMKNEKWKKDFSPLDEFGTSFVDREYSKAYLRHLFVSKEYLAKQIASIHNLAFYLDLVKVAREHILAGDFYEWKNSVVPVLRQRL from the coding sequence ATGCAAAAGTTTTTTACGATAGAAAAAACCTCTGAGGGAAAGGCAAGAGCGGGAGAAATTACCACCGATCATGGTAAAATTCAAACGCCTATTTTTATGCCTGTAGGAACTGTGGCAAGTGTAAAAACAGTTCACCAAAGAGAATTAAAAGAAGACATAAAAGCCCAGATCATTTTGGGTAATACCTATCACCTTTACCTTCGTCCGGGTATGGAAACCATGCAGGATGCGGGAGGTTTGCATAAATTTATGAATTGGGATCTTCCTATCTTAACAGATTCAGGAGGTTTTCAGGTATTCTCACTGGCAAGCAGCCGGAAAATGACTGAAGAAGGCGCGAGATTTAAATCTCATATCGACGGAAGCTACCACATGTTCTCTCCGGAAAAATCGATGGAGATCCAAAGACAGATCGGAGCCGATATTTTTATGGCTTTTGACGAGTGTACACCTTATCCTTGCGAGTATAATCAGGCTAAATCTTCGATGGAGTTAACGCATCGTTGGTTAAAAAGATGTATTGAATGGACGGAAAATAATCCTGAAATATACGGTCATAAACAAAGGCTTTTCCCAATTGTTCAGGGTTCAACATATTCAGATTTAAGAAAAATTTCAGCAGAGGTTATCTCTGAAGCCGGCGCAGAAGGAAATGCCATTGGCGGACTTTCTGTAGGTGAGCCTGAAGAAGAAATGTACAGAATTACCGATGAGGTAACCGATATTTTGCCAAAAGAAAAACCAAGATATCTGATGGGGGTAGGAACGCCCTGGAATATTCTGGAATCTATTGGGTTGGGGATTGATATGATGGATTGTGTAATGCCGACAAGAAATGCAAGAAATGCAATGTTGTTTACCTGGCAGGGCGTTATGAACATGAAGAATGAAAAATGGAAGAAAGATTTTTCACCTTTGGACGAGTTTGGAACAAGTTTCGTAGACAGAGAATATTCTAAAGCTTATCTGAGACATTTATTTGTTTCCAAAGAATATCTGGCGAAACAAATTGCTTCAATTCATAACCTGGCTTTCTATTTAGATTTGGTAAAAGTGGCAAGAGAACATATTTTAGCAGGAGATTTCTACGAATGGAAGAACTCTGTTGTTCCCGTTCTTAGACAAAGACTTTAA
- the ftsH gene encoding ATP-dependent zinc metalloprotease FtsH yields the protein MNNKGFNWFFPIAIIALLLFFIPNFFGDNSAKSIDEDEFFKVMQAGKVQNILIYKDTEKADVFLTQAAKTEMVNKKAKENDPFSAFAVAPKADYTVKYGDLQLFLQKFDQVKASNAGIKTTKDYGAGKSPFMDILVSALIWIAILGIFYFLLFRKMGGGGGPGGQIFSIGKSKAKLFDEKERIQVTFKDVAGLEGAKEEVQEVVDFLKNSEKYTKLGGKIPKGVLLVGPPGTGKTLLAKAVAGEAKVPFFSLSGSDFVEMFVGVGASRVRDLFAQAKAKSPAIIFIDEIDAIGRARGKNNFSGGNDERENTLNQLLTEMDGFGTDTNVIVMAATNRADILDKALMRAGRFDRSIYVDLPELHERRQIFDVHLKKIKLDDNVDREFLAKQTPGFSGADIANVCNEAALIAARNNHNSVSKQDFLDAVDRIIGGLEKKNKAIKPSEKKRVAYHEAGHATISWLVEHASPLLKVTIVPRGRSLGAAWYLPEERQLTTTEQMLDEMCATLGGRAAEQVIFNNISTGALSDLESVTKRAQAMVTIYGLSSNIGNISYYDSSGQSEYSFGKPYSEETAKKIDIEIKSIIENQYERAIQILTENKDKLDALAHKLLEKEVIFREDLEEVFGKRAWDPELTEKPVTNTIPDTKEPTEEIIIKDKEEESEIQAPESPTQL from the coding sequence ATGAACAATAAAGGATTTAACTGGTTTTTTCCGATTGCGATCATAGCTCTTTTGCTCTTTTTTATCCCGAATTTTTTCGGAGATAACAGTGCAAAATCTATTGACGAAGACGAGTTTTTCAAAGTCATGCAAGCCGGAAAGGTTCAGAACATTTTAATATACAAAGACACTGAAAAGGCGGATGTGTTCTTAACACAAGCTGCTAAAACGGAAATGGTAAACAAAAAAGCCAAGGAAAATGATCCGTTTTCAGCATTTGCAGTAGCACCAAAGGCAGATTATACTGTTAAATATGGTGATCTTCAGCTTTTTCTTCAAAAATTTGATCAGGTAAAAGCATCAAACGCAGGGATTAAAACAACCAAAGATTACGGAGCAGGAAAGAGCCCGTTTATGGATATATTGGTGTCTGCTTTGATCTGGATCGCGATCTTAGGTATTTTCTATTTCCTTCTTTTCAGAAAGATGGGCGGTGGAGGAGGCCCTGGAGGACAAATTTTCTCTATAGGGAAATCTAAAGCGAAACTTTTCGACGAAAAGGAAAGAATTCAGGTAACATTTAAAGATGTTGCAGGTTTAGAAGGTGCTAAAGAAGAGGTTCAGGAAGTTGTAGATTTCTTGAAGAACTCAGAGAAATATACTAAACTGGGAGGTAAAATTCCTAAAGGAGTGCTGTTAGTAGGCCCTCCGGGAACAGGTAAAACGTTATTGGCGAAGGCGGTAGCGGGTGAAGCTAAAGTTCCTTTCTTCTCACTTTCAGGTTCAGATTTCGTGGAAATGTTTGTGGGGGTAGGTGCTTCAAGAGTGAGAGATCTTTTTGCTCAGGCTAAAGCTAAATCTCCTGCAATTATCTTTATCGATGAGATTGATGCAATCGGACGTGCAAGAGGAAAAAACAATTTCTCAGGCGGAAACGATGAGCGAGAAAATACTTTGAACCAGTTGCTTACTGAAATGGATGGTTTCGGAACAGATACCAACGTTATTGTAATGGCTGCAACCAACAGAGCGGATATCCTGGATAAAGCTTTGATGAGAGCCGGACGTTTTGACCGTTCAATCTATGTAGACCTTCCTGAGCTGCATGAAAGAAGACAGATCTTTGATGTGCATCTGAAAAAGATTAAGCTTGACGATAATGTAGACAGAGAATTTTTAGCTAAACAGACACCTGGGTTCAGCGGAGCGGATATCGCCAATGTTTGTAACGAGGCGGCATTAATTGCAGCAAGAAATAATCATAACTCTGTTTCAAAACAGGACTTCCTTGATGCCGTAGACCGAATTATTGGAGGGCTTGAAAAGAAAAATAAGGCCATTAAGCCTTCTGAAAAGAAAAGAGTAGCTTATCATGAGGCGGGGCACGCTACGATTTCATGGCTGGTGGAGCATGCTTCTCCATTGTTGAAAGTGACTATTGTACCTAGAGGACGTTCTTTAGGAGCTGCATGGTACCTTCCTGAGGAAAGACAACTTACTACTACGGAACAAATGTTGGATGAAATGTGTGCTACACTGGGAGGTAGAGCTGCAGAACAGGTGATATTCAATAATATTTCAACCGGAGCGCTTTCGGATCTCGAAAGTGTTACGAAAAGAGCTCAGGCAATGGTTACAATTTACGGATTGAGCTCTAATATCGGTAATATTTCTTATTACGACAGCTCTGGACAGTCTGAATATTCTTTCGGAAAACCTTATTCTGAAGAAACGGCGAAGAAGATTGATATCGAGATTAAATCAATCATCGAAAATCAATATGAAAGAGCTATTCAGATTTTAACCGAAAATAAAGATAAGCTTGATGCTCTGGCTCATAAACTTTTGGAAAAAGAAGTTATTTTCCGTGAGGATCTCGAAGAGGTATTCGGGAAGAGAGCCTGGGATCCTGAGTTAACAGAGAAACCTGTAACAAATACAATTCCTGATACAAAGGAGCCTACAGAGGAAATTATTATAAAAGATAAAGAAGAGGAAAGCGAAATTCAGGCACCTGAAAGCCCTACTCAACTGTAA
- the rsfS gene encoding ribosome silencing factor: MNKTAEKQALIDKIVEAIQDVKGEDIMIFDLSKIENSVAETFVICSGNSNTQVSALAGSVEKKVRNDLKDRPWHVEGTENSMWVLVDYVSVVVHIFQKETREYYDIEELWGDAEITKIENEL; this comes from the coding sequence ATGAACAAAACAGCAGAAAAGCAAGCGCTAATAGATAAAATTGTTGAGGCAATCCAGGATGTAAAAGGGGAAGATATTATGATTTTCGACCTTTCGAAAATTGAAAATTCTGTAGCGGAAACATTCGTAATTTGTAGCGGAAACTCAAATACACAAGTCTCTGCATTAGCAGGAAGTGTTGAGAAAAAAGTGAGAAACGATCTCAAAGATAGACCTTGGCACGTAGAAGGAACTGAAAACTCTATGTGGGTATTGGTAGATTACGTTTCAGTGGTCGTGCATATTTTCCAGAAAGAAACTCGTGAATATTATGATATTGAAGAACTTTGGGGAGATGCAGAAATCACAAAAATTGAAAATGAATTATAA
- a CDS encoding biotin--[acetyl-CoA-carboxylase] ligase: MPHLFYLKECSSTNDEISEFLLYENSDFIGLHTFNQTKGRGQYGNTWSFNAEKNLAYTLAAKIGNFTCSDFMFNYYTAILIRDFLANLTDNDVKIKWPNDIILKNKKIVGILIEKKKINENNYFIIGAGFNILQEKFEEVSNAGSLLTQTGKHFSLSQTAADLHRYITEKLHKIPSDEQIMERFNNHLYRKDQVSVFELNKTRQNGIIKCADEKGELLIELEKEGLRSFYHKEIKLLY, from the coding sequence ATGCCTCATCTGTTCTATTTAAAAGAGTGTTCTTCTACTAATGACGAAATATCTGAGTTTTTACTTTATGAAAATTCCGATTTTATTGGTTTACATACTTTCAATCAAACGAAAGGCCGCGGACAGTATGGAAACACATGGTCTTTCAATGCTGAAAAAAATTTAGCTTACACTTTAGCGGCAAAAATCGGGAATTTTACGTGCTCTGATTTTATGTTCAATTATTATACCGCAATCCTCATCAGGGATTTCCTTGCCAATTTGACTGATAATGATGTTAAAATAAAATGGCCGAACGATATTATCCTTAAAAATAAAAAAATCGTTGGAATTTTAATTGAAAAAAAGAAAATAAATGAAAATAATTATTTTATCATCGGAGCAGGCTTCAATATTCTCCAGGAAAAATTTGAAGAGGTTTCCAATGCAGGCTCCCTTTTGACTCAAACAGGGAAACATTTCAGCCTCAGCCAAACCGCAGCTGATCTTCACCGCTACATAACTGAAAAACTACATAAGATCCCTTCTGATGAACAGATTATGGAACGCTTTAATAACCATTTATACAGAAAAGACCAAGTGTCCGTCTTTGAACTGAATAAAACGCGACAAAATGGCATTATAAAATGCGCGGATGAAAAAGGAGAACTCCTGATTGAACTGGAAAAAGAGGGGTTACGGTCTTTTTATCACAAAGAAATAAAACTTCTCTACTGA
- a CDS encoding DUF4296 domain-containing protein, with product MKRLILLFVLISVFSCTDYIDKPKNLVSEDTMSEILADLSINDQASINFQNTNMEAGTRYVLKTYNVKPADFNESFKYYVLKQKMKGITEEAQKLLLKKDPKAEKYIQDKTKNNGVNPTNLEN from the coding sequence ATGAAAAGGCTGATATTACTTTTTGTGTTGATATCTGTATTTTCATGTACAGATTATATTGATAAACCTAAAAATCTTGTTTCTGAGGATACCATGTCAGAAATCCTGGCTGATTTGTCAATTAACGATCAGGCAAGCATTAATTTTCAGAATACCAATATGGAAGCAGGAACAAGATATGTTCTGAAAACATATAATGTAAAACCTGCCGATTTTAATGAAAGTTTTAAATATTATGTGCTGAAGCAGAAAATGAAAGGAATTACGGAGGAAGCACAAAAATTATTATTAAAAAAAGATCCAAAAGCGGAAAAATATATTCAGGATAAAACCAAGAATAACGGAGTTAATCCAACGAATTTGGAAAATTAG
- a CDS encoding LUD domain-containing protein, translated as MNLFKRIVSKLTNQPEEDDRQSLEKLGDSLKNADLDYKFAQLFTHSGGFFNYCADEAEALQTLNQIIKIEGMRNLFCWDKDLQDFLNVVKTSYTSELQSSNDAAFISCEYLIAYDGRIMLSHNNILHYHSSRLPEKIIIIANVSQIVSNLNDAMSKIKRNGNIKNLTSISGGQSKMDTVSQGNTKLFLLLLED; from the coding sequence TTGAATTTATTCAAGAGGATTGTAAGCAAACTGACCAACCAGCCTGAGGAAGACGATAGACAGAGCCTGGAGAAGCTAGGGGACTCGCTGAAAAATGCGGATCTTGACTATAAGTTTGCGCAATTATTTACGCATTCGGGGGGATTTTTTAATTATTGTGCGGATGAAGCGGAGGCTCTACAGACTTTAAACCAGATCATCAAAATCGAGGGGATGAGAAATCTTTTCTGTTGGGATAAAGATCTTCAGGACTTTCTAAATGTTGTGAAGACCTCATATACTTCGGAATTGCAGTCTTCAAACGATGCGGCATTCATCTCGTGTGAATACCTTATTGCTTATGATGGTAGAATTATGCTGTCCCATAATAATATCCTTCACTATCACTCTTCAAGGCTTCCCGAAAAAATTATTATTATTGCTAATGTCTCGCAAATCGTAAGCAACCTGAACGACGCTATGAGTAAAATAAAGCGAAACGGAAATATTAAGAACCTGACCTCCATTAGCGGTGGGCAGTCGAAAATGGATACCGTATCACAAGGTAATACAAAGCTATTTTTATTGCTGCTTGAAGACTAA
- a CDS encoding polyprenol monophosphomannose synthase: MKKLVIIPTYNEKENIENIISAVFALEENFHVLVVDDTSPDGTADIVKKMQTEFPHHLHLSIRHVKDGLGKAYIHGFKWALENNYDYIFEMDADFSHNPNDLPKLYEACLNADMAIGSRYSKGVNVVNWPMGRVLLSYFASKYVRFVLGLPIHDTTAGFVCFSRKVLEEIGLDNVKLKGYGFQIEMKFRTFKKGFRITEVPIIFTNRILGESKMNGGIIHEAVFGVLNLKWKSLINKL, encoded by the coding sequence ATGAAAAAACTCGTCATTATCCCAACTTACAACGAAAAGGAAAATATTGAAAATATTATTTCCGCGGTTTTCGCATTGGAAGAAAATTTTCATGTTTTGGTTGTGGACGACACTTCTCCGGATGGTACAGCAGATATAGTAAAAAAAATGCAGACAGAATTCCCCCATCATTTACATCTTTCAATAAGACATGTAAAAGACGGTTTGGGAAAGGCATATATTCACGGATTTAAATGGGCTCTTGAAAATAACTATGATTATATTTTTGAAATGGATGCCGATTTTTCACACAATCCCAACGATTTACCGAAGTTATACGAAGCGTGCCTAAATGCAGATATGGCAATAGGCTCCCGCTATTCAAAAGGGGTAAATGTGGTCAACTGGCCTATGGGCAGAGTTCTGTTGTCTTATTTTGCATCAAAATATGTGAGATTTGTGTTAGGATTGCCTATTCATGATACCACAGCAGGTTTCGTATGTTTTTCAAGAAAAGTTTTGGAAGAAATAGGCTTGGATAATGTGAAATTAAAAGGATACGGTTTCCAGATTGAAATGAAGTTCAGGACATTTAAGAAAGGTTTCAGAATTACAGAAGTTCCCATTATCTTTACCAACAGAATTTTGGGTGAAAGTAAAATGAACGGAGGCATTATTCACGAAGCCGTTTTTGGGGTTTTGAATTTGAAATGGAAATCATTAATCAATAAATTATGA
- a CDS encoding LptF/LptG family permease, protein MLKIVDKYIIKKYLGTFSFMLILLSIVVLVIDVQQKIPRIENAKALDPKMDLMYFLIHFYPFWILNLIVTFLSILVFISVIYFTSRMANNTEIVAVISSGASFHRFARPYLLTSIFIAMISLTVNHMVLPWANIKKNALEAYTYNSTNKEKILGTAPASAQLSKTEYIFVNSWNKKEKRGTGFVFQRFDKDRRLLYELKASEVYWDPAKKQFVLNNYTEKSINKDDSQKLVNSFELRKNFGHSPEELFPNELLGQNKTTPELLKFIEREKDKGNGNLNSYLNELHQRTSMPVSIIILTFLALSLASQKKRGGLGVNLAVGISLAFIFVFSFEALKVVSENKSMTPLVAMWLPNMIFFPIALVLYLRRANQ, encoded by the coding sequence ATGCTAAAAATTGTAGACAAATATATCATTAAAAAGTATCTTGGAACTTTCAGTTTCATGCTGATATTGCTGTCTATTGTTGTTTTGGTGATTGATGTTCAGCAGAAGATTCCCAGAATTGAAAATGCGAAAGCACTCGATCCTAAAATGGATCTGATGTACTTTTTGATCCACTTTTATCCTTTCTGGATTTTGAATCTTATTGTTACATTTCTTTCTATTCTGGTTTTTATTTCTGTAATTTATTTTACCTCCAGAATGGCTAATAATACGGAAATTGTCGCTGTCATTAGTTCCGGAGCCAGTTTTCACCGGTTTGCGAGACCTTATTTGCTGACTTCGATCTTTATTGCGATGATTTCTCTTACCGTGAATCATATGGTTTTGCCCTGGGCCAATATCAAAAAGAATGCGCTTGAGGCTTATACCTATAATTCGACCAATAAAGAAAAAATTCTTGGTACGGCACCTGCCTCGGCTCAGTTAAGTAAAACGGAATATATTTTCGTTAATTCGTGGAATAAGAAAGAAAAACGGGGAACCGGTTTCGTATTCCAGAGATTTGATAAAGACAGAAGGCTGCTTTATGAGCTGAAAGCTTCCGAGGTCTACTGGGATCCGGCTAAAAAACAATTTGTCCTTAATAATTATACAGAAAAAAGCATCAATAAAGATGACTCTCAGAAGCTTGTCAACAGTTTTGAGTTGAGGAAAAATTTTGGACATTCTCCTGAAGAGTTATTCCCGAATGAACTGTTAGGACAAAATAAAACGACCCCGGAGTTGTTAAAATTTATTGAAAGAGAAAAGGATAAAGGAAATGGAAATCTGAACTCTTATTTAAATGAGCTCCATCAGAGGACTTCCATGCCGGTATCGATAATTATTTTGACATTTTTGGCGCTTTCTTTAGCTTCTCAGAAAAAACGGGGCGGGCTTGGCGTTAATCTGGCGGTGGGTATTTCTTTAGCCTTTATTTTCGTGTTCTCATTTGAGGCTTTAAAGGTAGTTTCGGAAAATAAAAGTATGACGCCCTTGGTGGCCATGTGGCTGCCCAATATGATCTTTTTTCCGATTGCTCTTGTTTTATATCTTAGAAGAGCCAATCAGTAG
- a CDS encoding DUF4271 domain-containing protein translates to MPLSQTFINHVRIPENNDWVIFILLGCIFLFIFMMNIVERDANLRDFLLQKYFDASNNLPSWVITSCVTALTISVLLSQYIPIVPKFVSDLHLFGYKLNKFGFTFIAVVAFYLIKSGLGFLFYQSIGDGRKWSVFYFTSTKFYFVISFLLIILCVTHYYFPIDRNEMFLYYLYFAGFVFIFKIFFYLFHKNKILPEKWYYKFLYICTLQIAPLMLLWKLLFF, encoded by the coding sequence TTGCCGTTATCACAAACCTTCATCAACCATGTAAGAATACCTGAGAACAATGATTGGGTAATCTTTATACTGCTGGGATGCATCTTTTTATTCATTTTTATGATGAATATTGTTGAAAGAGATGCTAATCTAAGAGACTTTTTGCTTCAAAAATATTTTGATGCCAGTAACAACCTTCCCAGCTGGGTTATTACCTCCTGCGTGACAGCCCTTACCATCTCCGTTTTACTGTCACAATATATTCCGATTGTTCCGAAATTTGTCTCAGATCTTCATCTCTTTGGCTATAAGCTGAACAAATTTGGGTTTACATTCATTGCTGTGGTTGCTTTTTATTTAATAAAATCGGGATTAGGCTTTTTATTCTATCAAAGTATTGGCGACGGCAGAAAATGGTCTGTTTTCTATTTTACTTCTACCAAATTTTATTTTGTAATCTCATTTTTGTTAATAATTCTCTGTGTAACTCACTATTATTTCCCTATTGACAGAAATGAAATGTTTTTGTATTATCTGTACTTCGCAGGTTTTGTATTTATTTTTAAGATTTTTTTCTATTTATTTCACAAGAACAAGATCTTACCCGAAAAATGGTATTATAAATTTTTGTATATTTGCACCCTCCAAATTGCACCTCTTATGTTGCTTTGGAAATTATTATTTTTTTAA